In Microcoleus sp. AS-A8, the following are encoded in one genomic region:
- a CDS encoding GDSL-type esterase/lipase family protein → MSDPYLLAASLISVGPIYAPPPPALPLRQLDELSTLLVSTTAKLFKSVVTPQIVPIVETVSAEFSPPPPSPARWRTQPISQSLTPILIPNAAQEATQQQTNLPALPQPQSTALFPTSGSQLYLQRLAALKAGKLFTRLPADSFQSLWAKGTNTKAQPLPSPTHEQWKRLLEQEAKAVAKGKGSNRLAILLGDSLSLWFPSQRLPGSQLWLNQGISGENSGQIRRRLSAFAQTQPDTIYVLAGINDLRQGVADDVILNNLRQIVQRLRQNHPRAQVVLQSILPIRLSAISNERIRNLNQQIAGIAQREGAGYLNLHPLFTDEQGEIRQELTTDGIHLSHQGYEVWQEALQYAESALAAKRAERARQLSDRS, encoded by the coding sequence ATGAGCGATCCTTATCTGCTGGCAGCCAGTCTAATCAGCGTAGGACCCATCTATGCGCCGCCTCCCCCGGCGCTACCCCTGCGCCAACTAGATGAGCTGTCCACCTTGTTAGTGTCAACGACCGCTAAGCTATTTAAATCTGTTGTCACCCCTCAGATTGTCCCCATTGTCGAGACAGTCTCTGCTGAGTTCAGTCCACCGCCACCCAGTCCAGCCCGATGGCGTACACAACCGATTTCACAATCGCTCACCCCAATCCTCATACCCAATGCGGCTCAGGAGGCGACACAACAACAGACGAATCTGCCAGCTTTGCCCCAGCCTCAGTCCACGGCTCTATTTCCTACCTCTGGTAGCCAACTTTATCTTCAACGATTAGCGGCTTTGAAAGCAGGTAAACTGTTTACACGCTTGCCGGCTGACAGCTTTCAGTCTTTGTGGGCAAAGGGAACTAATACCAAGGCACAGCCGTTACCATCACCCACTCATGAACAGTGGAAACGTCTCCTGGAACAGGAAGCCAAAGCCGTTGCCAAAGGAAAGGGTTCTAATCGTCTGGCCATTTTATTAGGAGATTCGCTGAGTCTGTGGTTTCCCTCGCAACGACTTCCAGGGAGTCAACTTTGGCTGAATCAAGGCATTTCTGGGGAGAATTCGGGTCAAATTCGCAGGCGATTATCGGCTTTTGCCCAAACGCAACCGGATACGATTTATGTTTTGGCTGGCATTAATGACTTACGTCAGGGTGTAGCGGATGACGTGATTCTGAATAACTTACGCCAGATTGTGCAACGCTTGCGTCAGAATCACCCACGAGCTCAAGTGGTTTTGCAGTCTATTCTTCCCATACGCTTAAGTGCGATTAGCAATGAGCGAATTCGCAACCTCAACCAACAAATTGCCGGGATTGCTCAACGAGAAGGAGCCGGTTATCTCAATCTCCACCCCTTGTTTACGGATGAGCAAGGCGAGATACGGCAGGAATTGACAACGGATGGCATTCATTTGAGCCATCAGGGCTATGAAGTTTGGCAAGAGGCGTTACAGTATGCCGAATCTGCCCTGGCAGCTAAGCGGGCAGAGAGAGCACGGCAATTAAGCGATCGCTCCTGA
- a CDS encoding HEAT repeat domain-containing protein has translation MESQQQRLQVSEVANTLRAQLPHLNDEQLQHQYLNDLKWTEPLILALQQVEDKSQALRVVKLALEVDWCLGARLAGTVKSEFHSATVGWLAGLDIPVLLKTQLLGLTGSDSAIPPLLEALNAEDSGVRCSATEALGAIASEAVVVALSTALNHQDAEVRSQAAYELGQIGSESGVAALRRALDDPEYQVRESVALALGTISSEASVAALAQALNHNNFDLRTRAASALGQIRTEAAVAVLEAALNDEVYRVRETAALALGKIGTEAAVAALRRSVNHENFDFRGIATSALGAIGTETAVAALQDALDHKDYRVRGRAALALGSIGTETTVAALQRALKDQNYRVREKAALGLGSTHSEAALVVLQQALSDEDSYVRRTAAEALGYIGSEVGLVGLQQALSDEDAYVRRTAAWALGRIGTSVAASERTDDPEAALSPAAVTALRLALNDQDAWVRLSAAYGLGKVGSELGVAALQQSLSDENFEVREKAAEALGKIGSPAGVAGLRQSLYDEDFGVRRKAAEALGKIGTEPAVAALRQALRDNDVEVRCRAASGLGKIGTEPAVAALRIALRDQDSEVRLMAVKGLGESGSDTAVAVLSSALNEEDSQLRGRAAYALGSINSKTAVEALVPALTDEDSWVRWMATSALGTIASETAALVLEQALRDEDFRVRYTAAEALGRIGRPELLPALSSMLLSTVDTYELSTVLGAIALIQKRCGYYNNHIAAS, from the coding sequence ATGGAATCTCAGCAGCAACGGCTTCAGGTATCCGAAGTAGCCAACACTCTTCGAGCGCAGTTGCCTCATCTGAATGATGAGCAACTTCAACATCAATATTTAAACGACCTGAAATGGACAGAACCCTTAATCCTGGCCTTGCAGCAGGTGGAGGACAAGTCTCAGGCGTTACGAGTGGTCAAGTTGGCCCTAGAGGTGGATTGGTGCCTCGGCGCAAGACTCGCAGGAACCGTGAAATCAGAGTTTCACTCTGCAACAGTAGGCTGGTTAGCGGGGTTAGATATTCCTGTGCTGCTCAAAACTCAACTTCTGGGCCTTACAGGCTCGGATAGCGCCATTCCACCCCTGCTGGAAGCGTTGAATGCAGAAGACTCTGGGGTGCGCTGTAGTGCTACAGAGGCGTTAGGTGCGATCGCATCTGAAGCCGTTGTAGTGGCACTCTCAACCGCTTTGAATCATCAAGATGCAGAAGTTCGCTCTCAGGCCGCTTACGAGTTAGGGCAAATTGGCAGTGAGTCAGGAGTGGCAGCACTCAGACGAGCTTTGGATGACCCAGAGTATCAGGTGCGAGAGAGTGTTGCCTTGGCACTGGGTACCATCAGCTCTGAGGCATCCGTAGCGGCACTAGCACAAGCCTTGAACCATAACAACTTTGATTTGCGGACAAGAGCGGCTTCAGCCTTGGGTCAAATCCGCACAGAGGCAGCCGTCGCCGTGTTGGAGGCCGCCCTCAACGATGAAGTTTATCGAGTGCGCGAGACAGCCGCTCTCGCGTTAGGTAAAATCGGCACGGAAGCCGCTGTTGCGGCGTTGCGGCGCTCCGTGAACCATGAAAACTTTGATTTTCGGGGAATCGCTACCTCAGCCTTAGGAGCGATTGGCACAGAAACGGCAGTGGCAGCTTTACAGGACGCTTTAGACCATAAAGACTACCGGGTGCGGGGGAGAGCCGCATTAGCATTAGGATCGATTGGGACTGAGACAACCGTAGCCGCACTGCAACGAGCCTTAAAAGATCAAAATTATCGAGTGCGTGAGAAAGCCGCTTTAGGCTTAGGCTCTACGCATTCTGAGGCGGCGCTTGTCGTGTTGCAGCAGGCTTTAAGTGATGAAGACTCTTACGTTCGCAGAACCGCCGCTGAGGCATTAGGTTATATCGGCTCGGAGGTGGGGCTGGTGGGATTGCAGCAAGCCTTGAGCGATGAAGATGCCTATGTTCGCAGAACAGCCGCTTGGGCGTTAGGACGAATCGGTACCTCTGTGGCGGCCTCTGAAAGAACAGATGACCCAGAAGCCGCTTTAAGTCCAGCCGCCGTAACCGCATTGCGCCTCGCTTTAAATGATCAAGATGCTTGGGTGCGTTTAAGTGCAGCTTATGGTTTAGGGAAAGTCGGCTCTGAACTCGGTGTAGCCGCGTTGCAACAATCGTTGAGTGATGAAAACTTTGAAGTTCGGGAAAAAGCCGCCGAGGCGTTGGGGAAAATTGGCTCCCCGGCAGGCGTGGCAGGACTGAGACAATCCCTGTACGATGAAGACTTTGGAGTTCGCCGCAAAGCCGCCGAGGCACTCGGCAAAATTGGCACGGAGCCGGCTGTCGCTGCCCTGCGGCAGGCTTTAAGAGATAATGACGTGGAGGTGCGTTGTCGGGCGGCTTCTGGGTTAGGAAAAATTGGCACGGAGCCGGCTGTCGCTGCCCTGCGAATCGCCTTGAGAGATCAGGACTCGGAGGTGCGTTTGATGGCCGTTAAAGGGTTAGGGGAAAGCGGCTCAGATACAGCGGTAGCCGTACTCAGTAGTGCTTTGAATGAAGAAGACTCTCAACTGCGGGGAAGAGCGGCTTATGCCTTAGGCTCGATCAACTCAAAGACGGCGGTAGAGGCACTCGTACCCGCCTTAACTGATGAAGATTCTTGGGTGCGTTGGATGGCAACTTCCGCATTAGGTACGATTGCCTCTGAGACAGCGGCGCTGGTGCTGGAGCAAGCCTTGAGGGATGAAGATTTTCGGGTTCGTTATACGGCGGCTGAAGCCTTGGGAAGAATTGGTCGGCCAGAATTATTACCGGCTCTATCCTCCATGCTCCTATCTACGGTGGATACTTATGAGCTGAGTACGGTTCTTGGGGCGATCGCATTGATTCAAAAGCGGTGTGGATACTACAACAATCACATCGCTGCGTCTTGA